CCACCGTGCGGCAGGTCCATCGCCAGCACCGTGTCCCCCGGCTGCACCAGCGCCGCGTACGCGGCCAGGTTGGCGCTCGCCCCGGAGTGTGGCTGAAGGTTGGCGTGCTCGGCCCCGAAGAGCTCCTTGGCCCGGGCGATGCCGATCTCCTCGGCCCGGTCCACCTCGGCACAGCCGCCGTAGTAACGCCGGCCCGGGTAGCCCTCGGCGTACTTGTTGGTCAGCGTCGAACCGAGCGCGGCCAGCACCGCGGGCGAGGTCAGGTTTTCGCTGGCGATGAGCTGCAGGCCGCCTCGCAACCGGTCCAGCTCGCCGAGGACCACCCCGGCGATTTCCGGGTCGGTGGCCCTGAGCTGCGCGAAATCCGGCCCCCAGAAGGTGCTCGTCTCGGTCTCCACAGCGAACGAGTCTAGGGGGCCGCAGACTGGGACCTGTGAGATGCCTCGTCACCGGAGCCACCGGTTACATCGGCGGGCGGCTGACTCCGCTGCTGCTCGCCGATGGTCACACCGTTCGCTGCCTGGCCCGCAAGGCGGTGCGACTGCGCGACGTGCCCTGGGCGTCGGCGGCCGAGATCGTCGAGGGGGACCTGAGCCGGCCGGAGACGCTGCCCGCCGCGTTCGCCGACGTGGACGTCGCGTACTTCCTGGTGCACTCGCTGGGCCGGCCCGACTTCGAGGCGGCCGACCGGACGGCGGCGACCAACTTCGCGGCGGCGGCCCGCGCCGCCGGGGTCCGTCGGATCGTCTATTTGGGCGGGCCGGAGCCGGCGTCCGACGAGGAGGTCCCGTCCGCGCACCTGCGGTCCCGAGCCGAGGTGGGACGGATCCTGCTGGGCAGCGGGGTGCCGACGGCGGTGCTCCGCGCGGCGGTGATCATCGGCTCCGGCTCGGCGTCGTTCGAGATGCTGCGCTATCTGACCGAGCGCCTGCCCGCCATGGTCACACCCCGCTGGGTCGGCAACCGGATCCAACCGATCGCGGTCCGCGACGTGCTTCGCTACCTGGCCGGCTGCGGCGAACTGCCGGCGGACGTCAACCGGGGCTTCGACATCGGCGGGCCAGACGTGCTCACCTTCCGCGACATGATGCAGCGCTACGCCCGGGTGGCGGGGCTGCGCCGACGGATCATCGTGCCGGTCCGCCCGCTCACCCCGTCGCTCTCCTCGCACTGGGTCGGTCTGGTCACCCCGGTGCCCAACGCCATCGCCCGCCCGCTGGTGGAGAGCCTGATCCACGAGGCCGTGGCCCACGAACACGACATCGCCCGGTACGTCCCCGACCCACCCGGCGGGCTGACCGGCTTCGACGACGCGGTGGCGCTGGCGCTCGCCAAGGTGCGCGACGCCCAGGTGGAGACCCGCTGGTCGACCGCGAGCGGCCCGGACAGCCCCGCGGAACCGCTGCCCAGCGACCCGGCCTGGTCCGGCGGTACCGCCTACACCGACGTTCGGGAGCGGGACGTGGACGCGTCACCCGCAGCGCTCTGGCGGGTCGTCGAGGGTGTCGGCGGCGAACACGGCTGGTACTCGTTCCCCCTCGCCTGGTCGGTCCGCGGCTGGCTGGACCGGCTGGTCGGTGGGGTCGGGCTGCGTCGGGGCCGACGCGACCCGCACCGCCTACAGGTCGGTGAGGCACTGGACTTCTGGCGGGTCGAGGAAATCATCCCGGGCGAGTTGCTGCGCCTGCGTGCCGAGATGCGGCTACCCGGCCGAGCCTGGCTGGAGATGCGGGTATTGCCGGGCAACGGCGGCCGCAGCCGCTACCAGCAACGCGCGGTCTTCCTGCCACGAGGGCTGAGCGGGCACGCCTACTGGGGGTCGGTGGCGCCCTTCCACGCGGTGGTCTTCGGCGGAATGGCCCGCAACATCGCCCGCAACGCAGAACAAACCCGCTGACCCACGCCCCGGCTCAGTTGCCGGTGCGGGCTCCGGTTTGCTGGAAGGCGGTTCGTTCGCTGGGCGGGACGAAGTCGCGTACCGGTTGGTCGCGCAGGGCGACGGCGAGCACCTCCCCGACCGCGTCCACCATCCGGGCCTGCACCGCCTGGCCGACCGCGTCCCGTGGATCGTCGGGGTTCGCCGCCATCGAGGCGACCGCGAGCTGCGGCGTGAACGCCACCACAGTCTCCGTCTCGTACCGTTCCGAACTGCCGGTCTTGCCCGCCACCGGACGGCCGAGCTTCGCCCGCAGCCCGGGTGCGGTGGCACCGTCACACCGCCCGTACATCGACTGGTCGCCGACCGGGCAGCGGGCGGCGTCGGTGGCTGCCCGCGCCACGTCGGCGTCGAGCACCTGTCGGCAGTCCGGCTTGGCGGCGTCGACCGGCCGGCCGCCCGCGTCGGTGATCGAGACCACCGGCAGTGGCGCGCACCAGGTCCCCTCGGCCGCCACCGTGGCGTACGCGGTGGCCAGGTCGAGCGGCGTGGTCGCGGCCACGCCCAGGGTGAACGGACCCCAGTTCTTCGCGCCGTAGCGGGCCAGCCGGGCGTCGGATTCGGCCCGCAGCACGATGCCGAGCCGCTCGGCGATCTCCACCACCCGGTCGGCGCCGACCTTCTCCGTGAGCCAGGCGAAGTACGTGTTCACCGACCGGCCGAACGCGCTCCACATGGTGCGGGGGCCATCCATCGACGACGGGCTGGCGTTCGCCGGACACCAGCGACCATCGCAGCTCGCCTCCCCGGTCACCGGGAAGCGGGTGAGCAACCGGGTGGGGGCCACGAAGTCGGTCGACAGCGGCAGGCCGGCCTCCAGCGCGGCCAGCATGGTGAAGAGCTTGAACGTCGAACCGCCCTGGTACCCCTCGATCGCACCGCCGCCGGCGATCAACTGGTTGACCGTGTTCGGGCGGTTCTTCTGCCCGACCGGGTTGTCCTGCACGCTGTAGTTGCGATTGACCGACATCGCCAGCACCCGCCCGGTGCCCGGTTGCACCACCGCGGTCGGCACCGCCTCGGCTTTCGTCGGCTGATAGATCTTCAGGACCTGCTCGGTGGTGGCCCGCTGCACCCCGGGGTCCAGCGACGACACGATGGAGAACCCGCCCCGGCGCAGCGTGCGCTGCCGCTCGTCGGCGGACGCACCGAACGCGGCCTGGTTGCTCCACCAACGGGTGAACCAGTCGCAGAAGAAGCCCCAGTCGTTGTGCGTTTCGGGCACCGCCGTGCAGTCGTTCGGGGTCTCGCTGGGCAGTAGCTGCAATGGTTCGGCCCGCGCAGCCGCCGCCGCGTCCGCCGGCACCTGCCCCGACTCCACCAGGCGCTCCAACACGTACGACCGCCGCAGCAGCGCGCTGTCGGCGTCGCCGTTGATCGGGTCGTCGCTGTCCGGTGACCGGACCAGGCCGGCCAGCAGCGCCGCCTGGGCCAGGGTCAGCTCGGCCGGTGCCCGGGAGAAGTAGCGCTTGCTGGCCGCCGCGATGCCGTACGCCCCGGCGCCGAAGTAGGCGATGTTGAGGTAGCGGGTGAGGATCTCCTCCTTGTCGAGCTCACGCTCCAACGCGAGCGCGTACCGCATCTCCTGGAGTTTGCGGGCGGTGCTGATCTCGGTGGCGGCCACGCGCTGCGCCTCGGTCAGCCGGGGGTCGCTGCTCAGCACGTTGCGGACGTACTGCATGGTCAGCGTGGAGGCGCCCTGCCGGGTCTGGCCGTCGCGCTTGTTGACGGTGAACGCGCGCACCACGCCCCGCAGGTCCACCCCACTGTGCTGGTAGAACCGGACGTCCTCGGCGGCCACGATCGCCTGGCGCATCACCGGGGCCACCTCGTGCAGCGGCACGTCCACCCGGTCCTCCTGGTAGAAGGAGGTGATCAGGGTGGTGCCGTCGTTGGCGTAGAGGTTGGAGCGCTGGGCGGTCGGCGGCGTGCGGAGTGTGTTCGGCAGCTCCGAGTACGGCGTGGACAGGGCGCTGAAGCCGATCCCGAAGACCAGGGCCACCGGCAGGGCGGCTGCGGCCAGCATCAGCCCGGCCAGCACTCCGGCGATCACCACGGTCAGCAGTTTGTCGAGATGGGCCCGCTTCATCAGCTCTCCCCGCAGGAGCCGGTCACGCTAGGACCCGTTCAGAATGACCCGGAACGCCCCTTTCGCCCCGGGTTTTCCCCAAACCCGGAGGAAACTCGCACCGCGCTCAGGGCAGCAGCGCGCCGGCCAGCGGGTGGACCGTCTCCTCGATCTCGTCAGCGACCCGGCCGAAGCACTGGTCACCGCGACCCCACGGGTCGTCCAGATCGTCGGTGGGCAGCGCCGAGGCGCCCAACCGGGCATCGTGAGCCGCCGCCACCAGAGCCACGCCCCGGGCGTACACGGCCTCCGGGGTGGCGTCGCCCGGCGGCAACGCGGCGGCGTCCACCGCGGCCAGCAGCCGGCCGAACTCACCCAGCACGAACGTGCGCGCCGCCGCGTCCGGCCGCAGGGCCACCACGTACTCCTGCTGATCGGCGGTGGCGGTCAGGACCAGGTCGGCGGCGTCGATGTGGTCCGAGCGCAGCTTGCGCGCGGCGAACCCCTCGACGTCCCCACCACGGCCGACAACCTGCCGCGCAGCCGGCGGGTTCATCTCCTCACCCGCGTGCCAACCACCCGTGCCGGCACTGTGGCTGTGCACCAACTCGTCGGCTCCGGCCGGGTCCTGCGCACGCCGCGTCAACCGCTCCCGCACCGCGAGGGCCAGCAACCGCTCCGCCATCGGCGAGCGGCAGATGTTGCCCATGCAGACGTGCAGGACCGTGAACGGGGGCACTCAGACTCCCCGACCGTCGACGAGATCCGGCACGACGTCACGCAGTTTCTCCAACGGGATCGCCCCGGCCCGCAGCAGCTGCGGCACCTCACCGGTCAGATCCACGATCGTGCTGGGCACCGGGTCCGGACAGGGCCCCGCCTCCAGGTAGGCCCGCACCGAGTAGCTGAGCTGGTCACGCGCCTCCTCGGCGGTCACCGCGGCAGGCTGGCCGGTCTTGTTGGCCGACGAGACCGCCATCGGGCCGGTCTCGCGCAGCACCTCCAGCGCCACCGGGTGCAGCGGCATCCGCACCGCCACCGTCCCCGTCTTGTCGCCCAGGTCCCACTGCAGGCTCGGCGAGTGCTCGACCACGATCGTCAGCGCACCCGGCCAGAACGCCTCCACCAGGTCCCGTGCGGCCGTGGGCAACGAGAAGACGAGGCCATCCAGCGTGTGTCGCGAACCGATCAACACCGGCGGCGGCATCTGCCGGCCCCGGCCCTTCGCATCCAGCAGCGCCTTGACCGCGTACGGGGTGAACGCGTCCGCGCCAATCCCATACACGGTGTCCGTCGGGAGGACGACCAGCTCGCCGTTCTTGACCGCCTCGATCGCCGCAGCGATGCCGCGGTCCCGATCGGCGGGCGACCGGCAGTCGTAGAGCATCACGAGGAGTCAGTCTGCCACGCCACCCCGATCGGGGCGTGCTGGCCGTCCGCCCGTCGGGACGCGGTGGCATAGCGGGGGCGTCCGGTGAGGTCCAGATGCTCCGTGACGGCGACGAACCCACCGTCCTCGGCGAGCAGCCCGGGCACCGCCGCACCGTGGGTGTCGTCGTGCTCGACCCCGAAGACGCCACCCGGGCGCAGCAGCACCGCCGCCCGGGTGACGACCGGCCGGATCACCGCCAGGCCGTCCGCGCCGCCGAAGACCGCCTCCGCCGGGTCGTGCCCCGCCACCTCCGGGGGGACCACCACATCGTCCGGCACGTACGGCGGGTTGCAGAGCAGCACGTCCACCGACCCCACCAGCTCCGCCAGCAGGTCCGGCGCGGTCACGTCGGCCTCGACCACCTCGATGGGCCGGTCCCCCGCCCCGGCCCGCTCCGCCGCGTTGCGCCGCAACCAGGCCAGCGCCTCCGGGGACCGCTCCACCGCGATCACCCGCGCTCCCGGCAGCTCCTGAGCCACCGCGAGCGCGATCGCGCCGGAGCCGCTGCAGAGGTCGACCACCACCGGGTCGGGTCGGCCCCGGGCCTGCTCGACGCCCCAGCCGGCCAGCAGTTCGGTCTCCGGCCGGGGCACGAAGACACCCGGGCCGACCGACAGCTCGAGGTACCGGAACCCGGCCCGACCGGTCAGATGCTGCAACGGCTCACGCGCGGCACGACGGCGGGTCAGGCCGTCGAGCCGCGCCAACTGCTCGTCGGTGAGGTCGTCGGCGAGCGCCAGCCGGCCCCGCGGCACCTCCAGCACGTACGCGGCCAACAACTCGGCCTCCACGCGGGCCGAACCGACCCCGGCGGCGGCGAGCACACGGGCCGCTCGGGCCACCGCGGCGGACGGGCGAGTGGGGCCTGTCCCTTCGGGGGGGTGTTGCGGCAGAGTGGTCACGCGATAATCATGATGCGTCGCGGGCTACGCGACTAACGGGTGCGCCGCGGCGCACACGACAGGAGGTTGGCGGGTGGGCTGGCTCGACCGGGTCGGTGACCAGGTTGATGCCCTGACGCACGCCCGTGCGTTGCAGGAGGCCAGTCGGTCAGCGGAGTCGTACGTCCTGCTGGAGCGTGTGATCCGCACCACCACCGACCCGGCGGCCCGAGCCGACGCGCTGGTGCAACGCCTCTCCGCGCTGATCAATCTCGGTCGGACCGCGGAGTTCACCCGGGCCATCGAGGAAGCGTCGGCGGCGGTCCGCGACCTCGCCGAGCCCTACCTGCACGGGCACCTCAACGCACTCGCCGCGCTCGCCGCCCACCACCAGGGCGCACTGGACCGCTGTGTCATGCATCTCGTCCGAGCCGCCCGGGCGCTGGGCGCCGTCGCCGATCCGGACCGGGACACCGCCTGGGGCTGGCACGACCTGGCCATGGCCTACAGCTACCTCAGCTTCCACGGGTACGCGCTGGGCGCCATCGAGCGTGCCCGGCAGCTCGGGCTCACCGCCGGCATCCCGGAGGAGACGTTCGCCGCGCCGGGCATCCGACTGCGCAACGCCGTGGCGCTGGACCACAACGGCGACAGCGACGGCTGCCTGCGGGTGCTCCGGGACGTGGCTGCCGACCTGGCCCGCTTCAAACGCACCGGGCGGGCCAGTCAGCTGCGCCCGAGCAGCCTCGCCGCGTACGGCTACGCGGCGGCCCGACAGGCCGCGCTCGGCGACCAGGTGGAAACCGACGGGGACACCGAACCGGGCCGCCTGATCAGCCACGGTGGGGACAGCGCCCGGGCCCGCGACCTGCGTCAGCTCGGGCAGGTGTGTCTCGCCGTCGCCGCCGGGCGGCCGATCGAGGCGGTCACCCGGTTGGACACCATCCACGTGTCCACCGAGACGCTCGGGGCGGCCGAGCCGGCCCGGCTGCGCAGCATCGCGCTGGCCCGTGCCGGTGACCACCCGGCCGCGCACCGGGCCGACCGGCTGGCGTTCCGGCTCGCGGCCCAGCGCAACGACCGGCTGCGTGACGTCTACATCGACGGCATCGCCGCCCGGATCGACCATGAGGAGATGCGCCGGGAGGCGGCGCGGTTCGAGGGTGAGGCGTTGACCGACCCGCTCACCGGGCTGCCCAACCGGCGTCGGCTGGAGCGCTACATCACCGCCGTGGTCACCCGAGGCGAGCGGGTGGTGATCGGCGTCTGCGACCTGGACGGCTTCAAGGCGGTCAACACCCGGCACGGGCACCACTCCGGCGACCTGGTGCTCCAGCGCATCGCCGGGGTGATCAACCGGGTGATGCGCCGGGGTGACTTCGTGGCCCGCTACGGCGGTGACGAGTTCGTGGTGGTGCTGCCGGACACCGGCATGTCCGAGGCCGCCGAGGTGGCCCGCCGGATCGAGGCCGCCGTCCGACTGGAGGACTGGGAGTCGCTGGTGCCGGGGACCCCGGTCGGGGTGAGCATCGGCTTCGCGGAGGTCTCCGGTGGCAGCGGACTGCGCGACGCGCTCAGCGTCGCCTTCGAACAGGCCGACCGGGAGATGCTCCGCGCCAAGTCCCGCCCCCGCGCGAGCTGATCGCCCCCGCGGCGTCGCGTCCGGCTGAAGGGCCGCGTCCCGGCGTCAGCGGCGGGTGAGCTCGGTGTCGCCAGCGAGCCGGGCGGCGCGGTCGGCCTCGGCGAGGGCGTCCAGCACCCCGTCCAGCTCACCGGCGAGCGCCAGGTCCAGGTTGTACGCGGTGTAACCGATCCGGTGGTCGGTGATCCGGTTCTGCGGGAAGTTGTAGGTGCGGATCCGTTCCGAGCGGTCCACCGTGCGCACCTGCGCCTTCCGGGCGTCCGAGGCGGCCGCGTCGGCCTGCTCCTGGGCGGCGGCGAGCAGCCGGGCCCGCAGGATCCGCATCGCCTGCTCCCGGTTCTGCAACTGGGACTTCTCGTTCTGGCAGGAGACGACGATGCCGGTTGGCAGGTGGGTGATCCGCACCGCCGAGTCGGTGGTGTTCACCGACTGGCCACCCGGGCCGGACGAGCGGAACACGTCGATGCGCAGGTCGTTCTGGTCGATGGTGACGTCGACGTCCTCGGCCTCGGGCAGCACCAGCACCCCCGCGGCGCTGGTGTGGATCCGGCCCTGCGACTCGGTGACCGGGACGCGCTGCACCCGGTGCACGCCGCCCTCCCACTTGAGTCGGGACCAGACGCCGTTGCCGCCTTCCGGCACACCCTTGGTCTTGATCGACAGCGAGACGTCCTTGACCCCGCCGAGGTCCGAATCCTGTGCGTCGATCACCTCGGTGACCCAGCCGTGCCGCTCGGCGTACCGGCTGTACATCCGCAGCAGGTCGCCCGCGAAGAGCGCGGACTCCTCGCCACCCTCGCCGGCCTTGATCTCGACGATCACGTCCTTCGCGTCGTGCGGGTCGCGCGGAATGAGCAGCTCCGCGAGGCGCTCCTCCAGCACCGGCACGGACACGGCGATGGACTCCGCCTCGCTCGCGAACGACGGGTCCTCGGCCGCCAGCTCCCGAGCCGCGGCCAGGTCGGCGCGGGCCTGCTCCAGCTCGTCGGCTGCCTTGTGCAGCGGCACCAGCTCGGCGTAGCGACGACCGACCCTGCGCGCGGTGGCCTGGTCGGCGTGGATGGCCGGATCGGCCAGCCGCTTCTCCAGCTCCGCGTACTCGTCGAGGAGCCCGGCCAGACGCTCGCTGCTCATGCTGCGGATGCTCCTTCGACGGTGCGGCACCGGCCGACCTCAGAACAGGCCGCCGGACGAAAACAGGGCGAAACGCGGACGGCGCCCGCGTCCGGTAAAAACCGGACGCGGGCGCCGAACAAGGAGTTACTTGGCCTTCTTGGCCTGAACCTTGGCGTACTTCTGCTGGAACTTCGCGACCCGGCCGGCGGTGTCGAGAACGCGCTGCTTACCGGTGTAGAACGGGTGGCAGGCGCTGCAGGTCTCGGCGTGGATCGCCCCGCCCTTGGCGGTGCTGCGGGTCGTGAACGTG
The nucleotide sequence above comes from Micromonospora luteifusca. Encoded proteins:
- a CDS encoding arsenate reductase/protein-tyrosine-phosphatase family protein: MPPFTVLHVCMGNICRSPMAERLLALAVRERLTRRAQDPAGADELVHSHSAGTGGWHAGEEMNPPAARQVVGRGGDVEGFAARKLRSDHIDAADLVLTATADQQEYVVALRPDAAARTFVLGEFGRLLAAVDAAALPPGDATPEAVYARGVALVAAAHDARLGASALPTDDLDDPWGRGDQCFGRVADEIEETVHPLAGALLP
- the rpmE gene encoding 50S ribosomal protein L31; this translates as MKANIHPEYVTTEVSCSCGNTFTTRSTAKGGAIHAETCSACHPFYTGKQRVLDTAGRVAKFQQKYAKVQAKKAK
- a CDS encoding SDR family oxidoreductase, which translates into the protein MRCLVTGATGYIGGRLTPLLLADGHTVRCLARKAVRLRDVPWASAAEIVEGDLSRPETLPAAFADVDVAYFLVHSLGRPDFEAADRTAATNFAAAARAAGVRRIVYLGGPEPASDEEVPSAHLRSRAEVGRILLGSGVPTAVLRAAVIIGSGSASFEMLRYLTERLPAMVTPRWVGNRIQPIAVRDVLRYLAGCGELPADVNRGFDIGGPDVLTFRDMMQRYARVAGLRRRIIVPVRPLTPSLSSHWVGLVTPVPNAIARPLVESLIHEAVAHEHDIARYVPDPPGGLTGFDDAVALALAKVRDAQVETRWSTASGPDSPAEPLPSDPAWSGGTAYTDVRERDVDASPAALWRVVEGVGGEHGWYSFPLAWSVRGWLDRLVGGVGLRRGRRDPHRLQVGEALDFWRVEEIIPGELLRLRAEMRLPGRAWLEMRVLPGNGGRSRYQQRAVFLPRGLSGHAYWGSVAPFHAVVFGGMARNIARNAEQTR
- a CDS encoding GGDEF domain-containing protein yields the protein MGWLDRVGDQVDALTHARALQEASRSAESYVLLERVIRTTTDPAARADALVQRLSALINLGRTAEFTRAIEEASAAVRDLAEPYLHGHLNALAALAAHHQGALDRCVMHLVRAARALGAVADPDRDTAWGWHDLAMAYSYLSFHGYALGAIERARQLGLTAGIPEETFAAPGIRLRNAVALDHNGDSDGCLRVLRDVAADLARFKRTGRASQLRPSSLAAYGYAAARQAALGDQVETDGDTEPGRLISHGGDSARARDLRQLGQVCLAVAAGRPIEAVTRLDTIHVSTETLGAAEPARLRSIALARAGDHPAAHRADRLAFRLAAQRNDRLRDVYIDGIAARIDHEEMRREAARFEGEALTDPLTGLPNRRRLERYITAVVTRGERVVIGVCDLDGFKAVNTRHGHHSGDLVLQRIAGVINRVMRRGDFVARYGGDEFVVVLPDTGMSEAAEVARRIEAAVRLEDWESLVPGTPVGVSIGFAEVSGGSGLRDALSVAFEQADREMLRAKSRPRAS
- the prfA gene encoding peptide chain release factor 1: MSSERLAGLLDEYAELEKRLADPAIHADQATARRVGRRYAELVPLHKAADELEQARADLAAARELAAEDPSFASEAESIAVSVPVLEERLAELLIPRDPHDAKDVIVEIKAGEGGEESALFAGDLLRMYSRYAERHGWVTEVIDAQDSDLGGVKDVSLSIKTKGVPEGGNGVWSRLKWEGGVHRVQRVPVTESQGRIHTSAAGVLVLPEAEDVDVTIDQNDLRIDVFRSSGPGGQSVNTTDSAVRITHLPTGIVVSCQNEKSQLQNREQAMRILRARLLAAAQEQADAAASDARKAQVRTVDRSERIRTYNFPQNRITDHRIGYTAYNLDLALAGELDGVLDALAEADRAARLAGDTELTRR
- a CDS encoding transglycosylase domain-containing protein; amino-acid sequence: MKRAHLDKLLTVVIAGVLAGLMLAAAALPVALVFGIGFSALSTPYSELPNTLRTPPTAQRSNLYANDGTTLITSFYQEDRVDVPLHEVAPVMRQAIVAAEDVRFYQHSGVDLRGVVRAFTVNKRDGQTRQGASTLTMQYVRNVLSSDPRLTEAQRVAATEISTARKLQEMRYALALERELDKEEILTRYLNIAYFGAGAYGIAAASKRYFSRAPAELTLAQAALLAGLVRSPDSDDPINGDADSALLRRSYVLERLVESGQVPADAAAAARAEPLQLLPSETPNDCTAVPETHNDWGFFCDWFTRWWSNQAAFGASADERQRTLRRGGFSIVSSLDPGVQRATTEQVLKIYQPTKAEAVPTAVVQPGTGRVLAMSVNRNYSVQDNPVGQKNRPNTVNQLIAGGGAIEGYQGGSTFKLFTMLAALEAGLPLSTDFVAPTRLLTRFPVTGEASCDGRWCPANASPSSMDGPRTMWSAFGRSVNTYFAWLTEKVGADRVVEIAERLGIVLRAESDARLARYGAKNWGPFTLGVAATTPLDLATAYATVAAEGTWCAPLPVVSITDAGGRPVDAAKPDCRQVLDADVARAATDAARCPVGDQSMYGRCDGATAPGLRAKLGRPVAGKTGSSERYETETVVAFTPQLAVASMAANPDDPRDAVGQAVQARMVDAVGEVLAVALRDQPVRDFVPPSERTAFQQTGARTGN
- the prmC gene encoding peptide chain release factor N(5)-glutamine methyltransferase; this encodes MTTLPQHPPEGTGPTRPSAAVARAARVLAAAGVGSARVEAELLAAYVLEVPRGRLALADDLTDEQLARLDGLTRRRAAREPLQHLTGRAGFRYLELSVGPGVFVPRPETELLAGWGVEQARGRPDPVVVDLCSGSGAIALAVAQELPGARVIAVERSPEALAWLRRNAAERAGAGDRPIEVVEADVTAPDLLAELVGSVDVLLCNPPYVPDDVVVPPEVAGHDPAEAVFGGADGLAVIRPVVTRAAVLLRPGGVFGVEHDDTHGAAVPGLLAEDGGFVAVTEHLDLTGRPRYATASRRADGQHAPIGVAWQTDSS
- a CDS encoding L-threonylcarbamoyladenylate synthase yields the protein MLYDCRSPADRDRGIAAAIEAVKNGELVVLPTDTVYGIGADAFTPYAVKALLDAKGRGRQMPPPVLIGSRHTLDGLVFSLPTAARDLVEAFWPGALTIVVEHSPSLQWDLGDKTGTVAVRMPLHPVALEVLRETGPMAVSSANKTGQPAAVTAEEARDQLSYSVRAYLEAGPCPDPVPSTIVDLTGEVPQLLRAGAIPLEKLRDVVPDLVDGRGV